One Campylobacter concisus DNA segment encodes these proteins:
- a CDS encoding hydrogenase small subunit — protein sequence MNNDLRQKIDRRLSELSALPKMKNDTSIAQLLKDKGFTRRDFMKWAGAMTAFMALPSAMTPIVARAAELSDRLPVIWLHMAECTGCSEGLLRTDAPSIDSLIFDYISLEYHETIMAAAGWQAEENLEHAIEKYKGRYILLVEGGVPTGATEHFLTVGPHGTSGKTHAVNASANAAAIFAIGTCSSFGGIQAAKPNPTNSVGLSKVTDKPVINVPGCPPSEKNIVGNVLHFLLFGTLPALDVYNRPKWAYGLRIHDLCERRGHFDAGEFVQSFGDEGAKNGYCLYKVGCKGPYTFNNCSRERFNQHTSWPVQAGHGCIGCSEPDFWDTMGPFEEPMADRLFDTVLGLGADNVSDKIGIGILALAGVGIAAHAALACMSKDKE from the coding sequence ATGAATAATGACTTGCGTCAAAAGATAGATAGACGCTTAAGCGAACTTAGTGCATTGCCTAAGATGAAAAATGACACTAGTATTGCGCAGCTTTTAAAAGATAAGGGCTTTACTAGGCGTGATTTTATGAAGTGGGCTGGTGCGATGACAGCCTTTATGGCATTGCCAAGTGCGATGACGCCGATAGTTGCTCGCGCTGCTGAGCTAAGCGATAGGCTCCCAGTGATATGGCTTCACATGGCAGAATGCACTGGCTGTAGCGAGGGCTTGCTAAGAACTGACGCTCCAAGCATAGATAGCCTTATATTTGACTACATAAGCCTTGAATACCACGAAACTATTATGGCGGCTGCTGGCTGGCAGGCTGAAGAAAATTTAGAGCATGCGATAGAAAAATATAAGGGCAGATACATCCTGCTAGTTGAAGGTGGCGTCCCAACGGGAGCTACTGAGCACTTTTTAACAGTAGGACCTCACGGCACAAGCGGCAAAACTCACGCCGTAAATGCCTCTGCTAACGCTGCTGCTATCTTTGCCATTGGCACCTGTTCTAGCTTTGGCGGTATCCAAGCAGCTAAGCCAAATCCAACAAATTCAGTCGGCCTTTCAAAGGTGACTGATAAGCCAGTCATAAACGTGCCAGGCTGTCCTCCAAGCGAGAAAAACATCGTTGGCAACGTGCTTCACTTCTTACTTTTTGGCACTTTGCCTGCACTTGATGTTTATAACAGACCAAAATGGGCTTATGGCTTAAGAATTCACGATCTTTGCGAGAGACGTGGTCACTTTGATGCAGGCGAGTTTGTCCAAAGCTTTGGTGACGAGGGCGCAAAAAATGGCTACTGCTTATACAAAGTAGGCTGTAAAGGTCCATATACATTTAATAACTGCTCGCGCGAGAGATTTAATCAACACACATCATGGCCAGTTCAAGCAGGTCACGGCTGTATAGGTTGCTCAGAGCCAGACTTCTGGGATACGATGGGGCCGTTTGAAGAGCCGATGGCTGATAGGCTATTTGACACTGTTTTGGGGCTTGGCGCTGATAATGTAAGTGATAAGATCGGCATTGGAATTTTAGCACTTGCTGGTGTTGGCATAGCGGCTCACGCTGCACTAGCTTGTATGAGTAAAGATAAAGAATAA